The Candidatus Nanohalovita haloferacivicina genome has a window encoding:
- a CDS encoding adenylate kinase family protein: MKITITGTPGTGKTTVSDNLDIPVIHLTEFVKEKGLGEQKEEFEVDIPAMVEALEEETDDYEDVVIEGHLAHYYPSDLCIVLRCDPEVLDERLEEREYSEAKVRENLESEALDIVLAQAIENQETVIEIDTTNLSREEVIEKMEEKIEKWPEVESDYGKVDWSEWL; encoded by the coding sequence GTGAAAATAACAATAACAGGGACTCCAGGAACAGGAAAAACAACAGTATCAGACAATCTGGACATACCGGTAATACATCTCACAGAATTCGTTAAGGAAAAAGGCCTCGGCGAACAGAAAGAAGAGTTCGAAGTAGACATCCCTGCAATGGTAGAGGCCCTGGAAGAAGAAACAGATGATTACGAAGACGTCGTGATAGAAGGCCACCTCGCACACTACTATCCGTCCGATCTATGTATCGTACTGCGCTGTGACCCTGAGGTCCTTGACGAGAGACTTGAGGAAAGAGAGTACTCTGAAGCAAAAGTCAGGGAGAATCTGGAATCCGAGGCCCTCGATATCGTACTTGCACAGGCCATAGAGAATCAGGAAACAGTTATAGAGATAGACACAACCAACCTCTCGAGGGAAGAAGTTATCGAGAAAATGGAAGAGAAAATTGAGAAATGGCCTGAAGTAGAATCAGACTACGGAAAAGTAGACTGGAGCGAATGGTTATAG
- the trxA gene encoding thioredoxin has translation MPTDIDPEKMEDIKNSEETWIIDFWADWCQPCKMLAPHFEEASEEMDDIHFGKVDMEEHQGIGTEMGVRALPTLVIVRDGEEIARKSGAMNKADLMDWINSSL, from the coding sequence ATGCCAACAGATATCGACCCTGAGAAGATGGAAGATATTAAAAACAGCGAAGAGACCTGGATAATTGATTTCTGGGCCGACTGGTGTCAACCTTGTAAGATGCTGGCACCTCACTTTGAGGAGGCTTCCGAAGAAATGGATGACATTCACTTTGGAAAGGTTGATATGGAGGAACACCAGGGAATCGGCACCGAGATGGGTGTTAGAGCTCTTCCCACACTTGTAATTGTTAGAGATGGTGAAGAGATCGCAAGAAAGTCCGGCGCTATGAATAAGGCCGATTTGATGGACTGGATTAACTCCAGCCTATAA
- a CDS encoding mechanosensitive ion channel family protein, whose product MAIIGTLTSSLSGIPLPSVNIGPELVIAAAAVMFAGWGVNKLSDYLIAKSIERRNGDKHVTKTSQRISSYVIYSLTAVALLGVFGVPLSALGTMVGLIGLGLSFALKDMIANFISGLLIMINRPFKIGDQIEVSGEAGTVRDIKIRASEIKTYDGRKVIVPNSTLYSNTVINNTAYDERRFEVVVGVGYDDDVEKAKDLAMETLEEAEMTEDDPEPQVLVHELGGSSVNLKLRGWTKPSKANMVKASSEVTQLVKDKYDDAGIDIPYPIRTIYMEE is encoded by the coding sequence ATGGCAATTATTGGAACTTTGACATCAAGTCTGTCGGGTATTCCTCTGCCTTCAGTAAATATTGGTCCAGAACTTGTTATTGCAGCGGCTGCAGTTATGTTTGCTGGATGGGGAGTGAATAAGCTTTCCGATTACCTGATCGCCAAGTCTATTGAAAGACGAAACGGCGACAAGCATGTTACAAAGACTTCTCAAAGAATTTCATCCTATGTCATTTACTCTCTAACCGCAGTCGCCTTACTCGGTGTTTTCGGAGTGCCTCTTTCAGCTCTGGGAACTATGGTAGGGTTGATTGGTCTAGGCCTGTCCTTCGCGTTGAAGGATATGATTGCGAACTTTATTTCAGGTCTTTTGATCATGATTAACAGGCCTTTCAAGATTGGAGACCAGATTGAGGTTTCTGGCGAGGCCGGTACGGTTAGAGATATCAAGATCCGTGCGAGCGAGATCAAGACGTACGATGGAAGAAAGGTTATCGTTCCTAACTCCACGCTTTACAGCAATACAGTGATTAACAACACTGCTTATGATGAGAGACGTTTCGAGGTTGTTGTAGGAGTTGGATACGATGACGATGTTGAGAAGGCTAAGGATCTTGCTATGGAGACCTTGGAGGAGGCCGAGATGACTGAGGATGATCCAGAGCCTCAGGTTCTTGTTCATGAGCTTGGAGGTTCTTCAGTGAACTTGAAGCTTCGTGGATGGACCAAGCCTTCGAAGGCAAACATGGTTAAGGCCTCTTCGGAAGTCACTCAGCTTGTTAAGGACAAGTATGATGATGCAGGTATCGATATTCCTTACCCGATCAGAACTATTTACATGGAGGAGTAA
- a CDS encoding ThiF family adenylyltransferase, with protein sequence MYSRFQALENYGKKQRQQLENSAVAIVGLGATGSVIAENLARHGIKLKIIDRDYLEENDVYSSNIYTPEQCKKSLPKAEAAKDYLNQFTEVEAKVESLKSENISILEDADIILDGTDNLATRFLISEYSQKKETPWIYTAAIAEKGYSMFFQDKCFNCIFEKVSTGKLETCETAGVMREISGQAALKSSLKAVEYLTGQKVEEKLDVVHKEESLNVESSGCPVCRGEKYPHLEEKTGTTAVCGENKYQVEIQMQEGLEEKLRELGKIKADNKYLIRAEVKGKEFTLFKDGRVILRARDRGHAESLVSEVLGI encoded by the coding sequence GTGTACTCGCGATTTCAAGCACTGGAAAATTACGGAAAAAAGCAGAGACAGCAACTTGAGAACTCTGCAGTAGCTATAGTAGGTCTAGGAGCAACAGGATCAGTAATAGCTGAAAACCTGGCCAGACACGGAATAAAACTAAAGATAATAGACCGAGATTATCTCGAAGAAAACGACGTCTACTCCTCAAATATCTATACACCAGAACAATGCAAAAAATCTCTTCCAAAAGCAGAGGCCGCAAAGGATTATCTTAACCAGTTCACAGAAGTAGAGGCAAAGGTAGAAAGCCTGAAATCCGAAAATATATCAATTCTTGAAGACGCAGACATAATACTCGATGGAACCGACAACCTCGCAACAAGATTTCTGATCTCAGAATACTCCCAGAAAAAAGAAACTCCATGGATATACACTGCAGCGATAGCAGAAAAAGGATACTCAATGTTCTTCCAGGACAAATGCTTCAACTGCATCTTCGAAAAAGTAAGCACTGGAAAACTTGAAACATGCGAAACAGCAGGAGTAATGAGAGAAATATCAGGCCAGGCCGCCTTAAAATCAAGTCTCAAAGCAGTAGAATATCTTACAGGCCAGAAAGTAGAGGAAAAACTGGATGTAGTACACAAGGAAGAATCTCTTAACGTCGAATCCTCTGGTTGTCCGGTCTGCAGAGGAGAAAAATATCCTCATCTCGAAGAGAAAACCGGTACTACTGCAGTCTGCGGAGAAAACAAGTACCAGGTAGAAATACAGATGCAGGAAGGCCTCGAAGAAAAACTCAGAGAACTTGGAAAAATCAAAGCAGACAACAAATACCTGATCAGAGCCGAAGTAAAAGGAAAAGAATTCACACTATTCAAGGATGGAAGAGTAATTCTCCGGGCCAGAGACCGAGGCCACGCAGAATCACTGGTCTCAGAAGTACTGGGAATATAA